In the Streptomyces cinnamoneus genome, GGCGTACTGGCGGTGATCACTCACGAGAACGCCCCCGAGCTGCACGAGGCACCCGACCGGAGGGCGACCCTGCCGCCGCCCCCGCTGCGGGGCGACCGGATCGTCCACCACGGCCAGACCGTCGCGGTGGTGGTGGCCGAGACGTTCGAACAGGCCACGGAGGGCGCCCGGCTGGTGAGGGCCGCGTACGAGCGGACCGACCCCGTCGTGGACATCGACCACCCGGGGGCCGAGCACGTCCGCGACCCGTTCGGCAGCGACGACGGAACGGGCGACGTCGCGGCGGCCCTGGCCGCGGCGCCCGTACGCGTCGAGCAGACCTACCGCACAGCCGTGAACACCAACAATCCGATGGGCCCGTTCGCGACCGTCGCCTCCTGGGACGGTGACCAGCTGACCGTCCACGACTGCACCCAGGGCCCCTCCCGCACCCGTGCCGACCTCGCGGCGACGCTCAAGGCGCCGCAGGACACGATCCGGGTCCTGGCCCCCTACCTCGGAGGGGGCTTCGGTTCGGGGCTGCGCACCTGGTCGCACACGGTGCTGGCCGCGGTCGCCGCGCGCCGCGTGGGACGCCCCGTGAAACTGGTGCTGACCCGCAAGCAGATGTTCACCTCGGTCGGCCACCGCCCCGACACCCGGCAGACGCTCAAGATCGGCGCCACCCGCGACGGGCGGATCACGGCCCTCGACCACGAGGCGTGGCAGACCCTCTCGATGGGCGACGTCAACACCGAGACGGTCGCCAGGGTCTCCCTGTCGGGCTACGCCAGCCCCGCCGTCTCCGCCCGGGACGTCCAGGTGCGCGTGAACGTCCCCTCGCCCGGCTCGATGCGTGCCCCCGGTGACGGCCAGGGCAACTTCGCGCTGGAGTGCGCCCTGGACGAACTCGCCCACGAACTGGGCATGGACCCCCTCGAACTGCGGCTGCGCAACTACGCCGGGGAACACCCGGTGACCGGTCAGCGGTGGTCGAGCAACGACCTGCGCGAGTGCTACCGCGTCGGTGCGGAGAAGTTCGGCTGGTCACGCCGCGACCCCGCACCGCGCTCCATGCGCCGGGGCCGGACACTGGTGGGCTACGGCATGGCCGGGACGTCGTTCTTCTTCTACCAGTCGTCGTGCGCGGCCCGGATCACCGTCAACCGCGACGGCGGCGCGGTGGTGGCGAGCGCGGGCATGGACCTGGGCACCGGCACGTACACCGTGATGACCCAGCTGGCCTCGGAGTTGCTGGCCCTGCCGCTCGGGCGGGTGCGCATGGTGATGGGCGACAGCTCCCTCCCCCAGGCACCCTCGGCCGGCGGCTCCGGACTCACCGGTGCCATGGGGTCGGCGATCCACGCCGCCTCCCGGCACCTGATCCGCTCCTTCCTGGACCTGGTCCGCGACGACCCCGGATCGCCCTTGCGCGGCGCCGGAACGGGTGACGTGCGGGTGGAGGACGGCCGCATCGTGCGCGAGGACGACGGCCGGGGCGAGAGCTACGAGGAGATCCTCACCCGGCACCGGCTGGACGAGCTGACCGCCGAAGGGTCCGCCGAGGCGCCCGGCGAGGACCAGCCGGTGGTTCCCACCGGTCCGTACGCCGCGAAGTTCGCCGAGGTGCACGTGGACCCGGACCTGGGGGTGATCCGGGTGGCCCGCCTCGTGACCGCCGCGCACTGCGGACGGATCCTCAACGAGAAGACCGCCCGCAGCCAGCTCGTCGGCGGCACCGTCGGCGGCATCGGCATGGCCCTGCTGGAGGAGACCGTGACCGAACCCCACACCGGACGCATCGCCAACGGCACCTTCGGCGACTACCTGAT is a window encoding:
- a CDS encoding xanthine dehydrogenase family protein molybdopterin-binding subunit; amino-acid sequence: MAHPDIGEGIDRVDARVKVSGRAAYPTDQDHPDLAHAVLVQSTVAAGRVTALDTAAAEAAPGVLAVITHENAPELHEAPDRRATLPPPPLRGDRIVHHGQTVAVVVAETFEQATEGARLVRAAYERTDPVVDIDHPGAEHVRDPFGSDDGTGDVAAALAAAPVRVEQTYRTAVNTNNPMGPFATVASWDGDQLTVHDCTQGPSRTRADLAATLKAPQDTIRVLAPYLGGGFGSGLRTWSHTVLAAVAARRVGRPVKLVLTRKQMFTSVGHRPDTRQTLKIGATRDGRITALDHEAWQTLSMGDVNTETVARVSLSGYASPAVSARDVQVRVNVPSPGSMRAPGDGQGNFALECALDELAHELGMDPLELRLRNYAGEHPVTGQRWSSNDLRECYRVGAEKFGWSRRDPAPRSMRRGRTLVGYGMAGTSFFFYQSSCAARITVNRDGGAVVASAGMDLGTGTYTVMTQLASELLALPLGRVRMVMGDSSLPQAPSAGGSGLTGAMGSAIHAASRHLIRSFLDLVRDDPGSPLRGAGTGDVRVEDGRIVREDDGRGESYEEILTRHRLDELTAEGSAEAPGEDQPVVPTGPYAAKFAEVHVDPDLGVIRVARLVTAAHCGRILNEKTARSQLVGGTVGGIGMALLEETVTEPHTGRIANGTFGDYLIAVNADIPELDVHFVGGPDPTNPTGTKGCGELGIPGTPAAIANAVFHATGTRVRHLPITIEDVL